The segment GTGGACCTGTCGCGCGAGCCGAACGCCTTCATCCGCCCCTCGCCCGCCGGCGCCACGCTGGGCGGCGTGGCCCGCCGCACGCGCGAGGCCATGCTGATCTGCGAGGCGGCGGGCTTCGACGTGATCGTCGTGGAGACGGTGGGCGTCGGCCAGTCGGAGACGGCGGTGGCCGACATGGTCGACCTGTTCATGCTGTTGCTGCTGCCCGCCGGGGGCGACGAGCTTCAGGGCATCAAGAAGGGCATCGTCGAGCTGGCCGACCTCGTGGTCGTCAACAAGGCGGACGGCGACCTCGCCAACACGGCGCGGCATACCGTCGCGGACTACCGCCACGCCCTGACCCTGCTGCGCCACGGCGACTGGCGCGTGCCGGTGCTGAGCTGCTCGGCCATCACCAGGGCCGGCATCGATTCGGTGTGGGACACCATCGGGGAGCACAAGGCGATCACCGAAGCGTCCGGAGTCCGCGCCACGCGCCGCGCCGAGCAGGCCCGCGCCTGGCTGTGGAGCGAGATCCGCGAGACGCTGGTGGACGCCTTCAAGGCGCATCCCGCCGTGCGCGCCGACCTGTCCGCGCTGGAGTCCCGCGTGACCGGCGGCGCCATCACCCCCACCGCCGCTGCACGCGTTTTGCTTGAAAAGTTCCTCGGGCGCGCGGTGGAGTAGGTCCTTTCGGGTATGCTGCACCGCAACATTTCCGTTGCGCCGCGATTCTCCCGTGCATAAGGTGGCCTGGGCGGGAAAGGAGCGCCTCCGTGGCGCTTGGGCGAGAGGTTTGCCCGCAGTCTCCTGGGGTATGAGCCGGAGTTGACTTGTCCGACACCGCCTCCGCGTCGAGTCGTCAACGGGAGACCTTAGGACATGGCCGCCAATTTTCTGGATCTTTTCGAGCGCTTCAATCCCCTGACCAATGGGCCTCTCGCCCTGTCGCCGCTGGGCAAGGCGAATGCCGAGACCTACGCCGCCCGCGGCACGCGCGTCGCCGGCGTGATGCAGGACGGCTGCCGGCGCCTGCTCGACGGCGTGACCGCCGGCATCGGCGAAACGACCCACCTCGCCAGCGAATTCGCCAAGGTGCGCAGCCCGGCGGACCTCGTCGCCGTGCAGCGCGAATGGGCGACCGTCGCCCAGGCCCGCGTCGTCAACCAAGTGCAGACCGTCCTCGACGTCTCCTCGAAGATCGCCGCCGAACTGGGCGTCAGCCCGCTGGCCCTGTCGCCGGCCGCCCCGTCGCCCAAGGCCGCTCCGGTCGCCGCTCCGGTTCCGAAGGCCGCCGCGAAGGCGGACGCTCCGAAGGTCGAGGCGCCCAAGGTCGAAGAGAAGAAGGCCGAGGTGAAGGCGGAAGCGAAGGCCGAGCCGGCTCCCGCCCCGGCGCCGAAGAAGGCTCCGGCGGCCCGCAAGGCCTCTCCGGCCAAGGCCGCCGCTCCGAAGGTCGAGGCGCCCAAGGCTGAAGAGAAGAAGGCCGAGGCGCCCGTTGCGAAGGCGGAGCCGGTGAAGGCCGAAAC is part of the Azospirillum baldaniorum genome and harbors:
- the meaB gene encoding methylmalonyl Co-A mutase-associated GTPase MeaB; the protein is MTTAPALNTPAALADAVLRGDRRALARAITLIESTRRDHRAQADALLETLLPHTGNSVRVGISGVPGVGKSTFIEAFGQHVIARGHKVAVLAIDPSSQRTGGSILGDKTRMVDLSREPNAFIRPSPAGATLGGVARRTREAMLICEAAGFDVIVVETVGVGQSETAVADMVDLFMLLLLPAGGDELQGIKKGIVELADLVVVNKADGDLANTARHTVADYRHALTLLRHGDWRVPVLSCSAITRAGIDSVWDTIGEHKAITEASGVRATRRAEQARAWLWSEIRETLVDAFKAHPAVRADLSALESRVTGGAITPTAAARVLLEKFLGRAVE
- a CDS encoding phasin family protein: MAANFLDLFERFNPLTNGPLALSPLGKANAETYAARGTRVAGVMQDGCRRLLDGVTAGIGETTHLASEFAKVRSPADLVAVQREWATVAQARVVNQVQTVLDVSSKIAAELGVSPLALSPAAPSPKAAPVAAPVPKAAAKADAPKVEAPKVEEKKAEVKAEAKAEPAPAPAPKKAPAARKASPAKAAAPKVEAPKAEEKKAEAPVAKAEPVKAETPKVEAAPAPAPKAEAPKAEVKADVKAAPKVEEKKAEAPKAEAAKADAPKPEAPKAAPKAEEKKAAAPAAE